A part of Maridesulfovibrio hydrothermalis AM13 = DSM 14728 genomic DNA contains:
- a CDS encoding PocR ligand-binding domain-containing protein — MDFKKENFNKPDVCPEDVLEELNTLRGRVAELEATRTLCGSFDKDCNLSINKVAPQGADNDYCFEDYFDVEAIQQIQDAFSKATNVASVITDLDGRPITRPSHFCRLCGVIRKTPKGLKNCMRSDASFGTKSPLEPIMRPCLSGGLWDGGTSFYVGDRHIANWIIGQVRCPPINDERIKKYAHEIGADEEEFMEALKEVPVMSREQFLNVCNVLCLIANQISILARKNFLQSQAIARRQVAEAALRESEERFRQLSESTFEAIFIHHKGEILTTNKAGQCMFGYSQEEFAGLNIDDLADPEYRDEVRERTAQNGKSRFDANFRCRRGKMLICEIQQRDIIFQGEKVGVCAIRDITERIESERQAKEKEQQLIQADKMVSLGVLVSGMAHEINNPNSFMTLNLPLLEEIWSDITPVLEGYYHENGEFLAGGLEYSELRNYMPDLLSRMQEGAIRISGIVNSLKDYSRLQPGELMWEVDLTDVINNSLRLLENLISQKTAKFEKNLAGSLPTVRGNSQRLSQVLINLLVNSCEALSDRKQRICLSSEYIEAEKRIEIVVRDEGVGIAEEHLKKIMDPFFTTKRDSGGTGLGLSVSATIVQEHGGELVFAANPGGGAVAKFSIPIIEKEDENA; from the coding sequence ATGGATTTTAAAAAGGAAAATTTTAATAAACCGGATGTCTGCCCTGAAGATGTTCTTGAAGAACTCAACACCCTGCGTGGAAGGGTGGCAGAGCTGGAAGCTACGCGCACTTTGTGCGGCAGCTTTGATAAAGATTGCAACCTGAGCATTAACAAAGTTGCTCCGCAAGGCGCAGATAATGATTATTGCTTTGAAGATTATTTCGATGTGGAGGCCATCCAGCAAATTCAAGATGCCTTCTCCAAAGCGACTAATGTAGCTTCTGTTATTACTGATCTTGACGGCAGACCCATAACCCGTCCCAGTCACTTTTGCAGACTTTGCGGTGTTATTCGCAAGACTCCCAAAGGTCTGAAAAATTGTATGCGCTCTGACGCCTCTTTTGGTACTAAGAGTCCGCTGGAACCTATTATGCGCCCTTGCCTGAGTGGTGGGCTATGGGATGGGGGAACCAGTTTTTATGTGGGGGACCGTCATATTGCCAACTGGATAATAGGACAGGTGCGCTGCCCGCCCATCAATGATGAACGGATAAAGAAATATGCTCATGAAATAGGTGCGGACGAGGAAGAATTTATGGAGGCTCTCAAAGAGGTTCCGGTTATGTCTCGTGAACAGTTTTTGAATGTCTGCAATGTCCTCTGCCTCATCGCCAATCAGATTTCCATTTTGGCACGCAAAAATTTCCTGCAATCTCAGGCTATCGCCAGACGGCAGGTTGCTGAAGCTGCTCTCCGGGAAAGTGAAGAGCGTTTCCGCCAGCTTTCCGAGTCCACTTTTGAGGCTATTTTCATCCATCATAAAGGTGAAATTCTTACCACCAACAAGGCCGGACAGTGTATGTTCGGATATTCTCAGGAGGAGTTTGCCGGACTTAATATAGATGATCTGGCCGATCCTGAATACCGTGACGAGGTACGTGAACGTACAGCTCAAAATGGAAAATCCCGCTTTGATGCCAATTTCCGCTGCCGGCGTGGAAAAATGCTTATTTGTGAAATTCAGCAGCGTGATATCATTTTTCAAGGGGAAAAGGTTGGTGTCTGCGCAATTCGGGATATTACTGAACGTATTGAATCTGAACGGCAGGCTAAAGAAAAAGAGCAGCAGCTTATTCAGGCTGACAAAATGGTTTCACTCGGGGTTCTGGTTTCAGGGATGGCTCATGAGATCAATAATCCTAACAGCTTTATGACTTTGAATCTGCCTTTGCTGGAAGAGATATGGAGTGATATAACTCCCGTTCTTGAGGGATATTATCATGAGAACGGTGAATTCTTAGCAGGCGGACTGGAGTACTCGGAGCTAAGAAACTACATGCCCGATCTGCTTTCGAGAATGCAGGAGGGGGCAATCCGCATCAGCGGGATAGTAAACAGCCTTAAGGACTACTCCCGCTTACAGCCCGGAGAGTTGATGTGGGAAGTAGATCTTACTGATGTGATTAATAATTCTTTGCGATTGCTTGAAAATCTGATCAGCCAGAAGACTGCAAAATTTGAGAAAAATCTTGCCGGTTCATTACCGACGGTACGCGGTAACTCACAGCGGTTGTCGCAGGTGCTTATTAATCTGCTGGTCAATTCCTGCGAAGCTCTCTCTGACCGCAAACAGAGAATTTGTCTTTCATCTGAGTATATTGAAGCGGAAAAAAGGATCGAAATAGTTGTTCGCGATGAAGGTGTGGGGATTGCCGAAGAACATTTGAAAAAAATTATGGACCCTTTTTTTACGACTAAACGTGACAGCGGAGGAACCGGTCTGGGCCTATCCGTTTCTGCTACAATTGTTCAGGAACATGGCGGAGAGCTTGTATTTGCAGCTAATCCCGGGGGAGGAGCCGTCGCTAAATTTTCAATTCCGATAATCGAAAAAGAGGATGAAAATGCATAA